From Streptomyces sp. NBC_00690, a single genomic window includes:
- the lanKC gene encoding class III lanthionine synthetase LanKC: MEEDHQLFGWANLTFYDTPSRWVEPATEFKVSSKPIPQGWIRTYEDMWTVLRPAEVSPPSQGWKIHLSARMDNAPQALEIVWEYCVMRDLPFKYLRDSNMHLVLNSKYAPRQSSGKLAAIYPADEEQCGGILEELSPLLQAEGGQAGSYILSDLRWGKGPLFVRYGGFRNTRTLNADGELVLALVRPDGALVQDHRKPVFSPPGWVQIPEFLRPALEAARESDTVDFPYEVKKAIHFSNGGGVYLAERRSDGISVILKEARPNAGLDRLGQDAISRLRRERRVLEHLSDVSGVPNVDGYFTVWEHEFLAMELMPGDPLFVWAGRSHALLQPDPSDQDIEKYTHDALALLDRVGELLEDIHRQGIFFGDLHPGNVLVDADGTVSFIDFETAFWQEESYRPAMGAQGFAAPWCRTGEEMDRYAFASLRLWAFLPVNRIFPLGPRKVAETAAAVAERFALPTGFTTGVLQDMGVEEGRSEHVPPGLPANLVAQRRRVLGQPLDVDLDTESPDWRAVRTSLAEAIRLSATPERIDQLYPGDVRQFRHGPTSFAYGAAGVLWALAATGAPPSLEHEQWLLDAVSRGLPEQPGFYTGRHGTAYALDKLGHHDVARAVVSESLPLTEHTHGMSLFSGLSGIGLNLLYFEGRYGDTAARLEVRKIAKRLAESVRSGRTSGTEKRAGLMHGWSGPALFFLRLYESTGDREHLAMARAALDHDLAECVTLDNGTSQVLESGRRTLAYLESGSAGIGLVSDEILAHGEDQRLSATVREIIAACRTELVAESHLFNGRAGLLATVARLRHHVPLDDAEAVVRRHLRRFSWLALSYRGRLAFPGDQSLRLSMDLATGNAGVLLGIATALEEPSEFLPFFRPQKP; encoded by the coding sequence GTGGAGGAAGACCATCAACTGTTCGGCTGGGCGAACCTGACCTTCTATGACACTCCAAGCCGGTGGGTCGAACCAGCTACCGAATTCAAGGTGAGCAGCAAGCCGATTCCCCAGGGCTGGATTCGTACGTATGAGGACATGTGGACGGTGCTTCGACCGGCAGAGGTCTCCCCGCCGAGCCAAGGTTGGAAGATTCATCTCTCCGCCCGTATGGACAATGCACCCCAGGCGCTGGAGATTGTCTGGGAATATTGCGTCATGCGCGATCTGCCCTTCAAGTATCTGCGCGACAGCAATATGCATCTCGTGCTCAACTCGAAGTACGCACCGCGGCAGTCGAGCGGGAAGCTGGCGGCTATCTACCCTGCCGATGAGGAGCAGTGCGGGGGCATTTTGGAAGAGCTTTCACCACTCCTCCAAGCGGAGGGAGGCCAGGCAGGGTCGTATATCCTGAGCGATCTGCGCTGGGGGAAGGGGCCTCTCTTCGTACGCTACGGGGGCTTCCGGAACACACGGACGCTGAATGCGGACGGGGAACTCGTCCTGGCCTTGGTGCGACCGGACGGCGCGTTGGTGCAGGACCATCGCAAACCCGTCTTTTCGCCGCCGGGATGGGTCCAGATCCCGGAATTCCTCCGCCCTGCCCTTGAGGCTGCCCGTGAGAGCGACACTGTTGATTTCCCCTACGAAGTCAAGAAGGCAATTCACTTCTCCAATGGCGGCGGGGTGTATCTCGCGGAGCGCCGGTCGGATGGAATATCCGTCATCCTCAAAGAGGCGCGTCCGAATGCCGGGCTCGATCGACTGGGACAGGATGCGATCAGTCGACTGCGTAGAGAGCGACGTGTTCTGGAACACCTCTCCGATGTAAGTGGTGTTCCGAATGTCGACGGATATTTCACAGTGTGGGAGCATGAATTCCTGGCTATGGAACTGATGCCCGGAGACCCTTTGTTCGTCTGGGCCGGTCGATCGCATGCCCTCCTTCAGCCCGATCCCAGCGACCAGGACATCGAGAAATACACCCACGATGCTCTCGCCCTTCTGGACCGCGTGGGAGAACTACTCGAAGACATCCACCGACAGGGGATCTTCTTCGGTGACCTGCATCCCGGGAATGTCCTCGTGGATGCGGATGGCACAGTCTCGTTCATTGACTTCGAAACTGCCTTCTGGCAGGAGGAGAGCTATCGGCCGGCCATGGGAGCACAGGGTTTCGCCGCTCCCTGGTGCCGCACGGGGGAAGAGATGGACCGGTACGCGTTCGCCTCCCTCCGGCTCTGGGCCTTCCTGCCGGTCAATCGGATCTTTCCGTTGGGTCCGCGGAAGGTCGCGGAGACGGCCGCCGCGGTGGCCGAGAGATTCGCGCTGCCTACTGGGTTCACCACGGGCGTCCTGCAGGACATGGGCGTTGAGGAAGGGCGCAGTGAACACGTGCCTCCAGGGCTCCCCGCGAACCTCGTCGCTCAACGGCGGCGGGTTCTCGGCCAGCCCCTCGATGTCGATCTGGACACGGAGAGCCCGGATTGGCGTGCCGTGCGGACCTCTCTAGCGGAGGCAATCCGGTTGAGTGCCACCCCGGAGCGGATCGATCAGCTCTACCCCGGAGACGTACGGCAGTTCCGCCACGGACCGACGAGCTTCGCCTACGGCGCGGCAGGTGTTCTTTGGGCCCTTGCCGCCACCGGAGCACCGCCAAGCCTTGAGCACGAACAATGGCTGCTCGATGCCGTTTCCCGAGGGCTGCCGGAGCAGCCCGGCTTCTACACGGGCCGTCATGGAACCGCCTATGCCCTGGACAAGCTAGGTCACCACGACGTGGCCCGTGCCGTGGTCAGCGAGTCCCTGCCACTCACCGAGCACACCCACGGCATGTCGCTGTTCAGCGGGCTGTCCGGGATCGGGCTCAACCTGCTGTACTTCGAAGGGCGGTATGGAGACACGGCCGCCCGTCTCGAAGTTCGGAAGATAGCGAAACGGCTGGCGGAGTCGGTACGTTCGGGGCGAACGTCGGGCACGGAGAAGCGTGCGGGGTTGATGCACGGTTGGTCGGGTCCCGCTCTGTTCTTCCTTCGGCTCTACGAGTCCACTGGCGACAGAGAGCATCTAGCCATGGCTCGTGCCGCGCTCGACCACGATCTCGCGGAATGCGTCACTCTGGACAACGGAACCTCACAGGTCCTGGAATCGGGCCGGCGGACACTCGCCTACCTGGAGAGCGGCAGCGCGGGCATCGGGCTGGTGTCCGACGAAATCCTTGCCCACGGGGAGGACCAGCGGCTCTCAGCGACCGTGCGGGAGATCATTGCCGCCTGCCGTACGGAACTGGTCGCGGAGTCCCATCTCTTCAACGGACGCGCGGGCCTGCTCGCCACGGTCGCTCGACTGCGGCACCACGTTCCGCTCGACGACGCCGAAGCCGTGGTGCGCCGTCATCTGCGACGGTTCAGCTGGCTGGCCCTGTCCTACCGGGGTCGGCTCGCGTTCCCGGGCGACCAGAGCCTCCGGCTGTCCATGGACCTGGCCACTGGAAATGCCGGTGTCCTCCTAGGCATTGCGACCGCCTTGGAAGAGCCGAGCGAGTTTCTCCCCTTTTTCCGCCCGCAGAAGCCGTGA